In the Aquimarina spinulae genome, TCTTTATCACATGAGATAACTGTCAAATTCAAAAAAAATTTTACGTTAACTTAATTTTAACCTGATGTTAAGACTTTGTATAGATATGGTTTTACTGTAAGAGTAAATGTATAGAAACTATAGCTCTTATCCCCCTTTAATATCACGTAGTTTAACAACGCTCTTTTTTTCAAAAATTAACATGCCTCTTGTAGTGATGTATTAACTTTATTCAAAACTTCATTTTAATCTAAGCTTTCTTTGTATTTTTGCTAAAAATATTGCTTGTATGAATAACAATGTTGCTAGCGTAGCACCTCCTAAAGGAAAACCAAAATGGTTACGTGTTAAACTTCCTACGGGAAAGAAATACACAGAACTTCGGGGATTAGTAGATAAATATAACTTACATACCATTTGCACCTCAGGAAGCTGTCCTAACATGGGGGAATGCTGGAGTGAAGGGACCGCTACTTTTATGATATTAGGTAATATATGCACCCGTTCCTGTGGTTTTTGTGGCGTTAAAACCGGAAGACCAGAAACTGTAGAGTGGGAAGAACCCGAAAAAGTAGCTCGATCTATAAAATTGATGAAGATAAAACATGCTGTCATTACATCTGTAGATAGAGATGACTTGTTAGATGGTGGATCAATTATCTGGGCAGAAACTATTCAAGCTATTCGCAGAATGAATCCAGAAACTACATTAGAAACATTAATTCCGGATTTTCAAGGAAAAACAAAAAATATAGATAGAATTATTACAGTAAAACCAGAAGTGGTTTCTCATAAT is a window encoding:
- the lipA gene encoding lipoyl synthase, whose translation is MNNNVASVAPPKGKPKWLRVKLPTGKKYTELRGLVDKYNLHTICTSGSCPNMGECWSEGTATFMILGNICTRSCGFCGVKTGRPETVEWEEPEKVARSIKLMKIKHAVITSVDRDDLLDGGSIIWAETIQAIRRMNPETTLETLIPDFQGKTKNIDRIITVKPEVVSHNMETVKRLTREVRIQAKYEQSLQVLKYLKENGIERTKSGIMLGLGEKEEEVIQTLSDLRTVGLDIVTIGQYLQPSKKHLPVKQFITPDQFKKYEEIGLEMGFRHVESSALVRSSYKAQKHLT